In Trichoderma asperellum chromosome 1, complete sequence, a single window of DNA contains:
- a CDS encoding uncharacterized protein (EggNog:ENOG41), whose translation MPVQLLPASAAAFAPRASSVNVVLGSRVEPWLTQTLKRVNRVKRPLNSIPQHHRCLTETLSSPNAIWTLASLMFPKLPQAEMPEDPTENLFSHQLIHIEAYIVHVDMVLRNEVAYKLTVETIDALVEYHKDIYCVDAKANTYDWSEKEQQCKKLHEDFVQAVNKFVFRTHVSALEGLEEEGAGELLNGKSEEVKTSLMNLMKPLLPPPPRVVEVIRQPPLLPSSPLANMWTQAGPPHIIPAAVEPWQVLPSSPSVTSSVDSVNTPIWANMGMSDVQLPSPTPSFSYPHTTAELFFSPPIMAPIPALPLPSVYASSQCGVSVGMGMGGFGWDRYQEYATTM comes from the coding sequence ATGCCGGTCCAACTCCTACCGGCTTCAGCCGCTGCCTTTGCCCCCAGGGCTTCATCTGTCAACGTCGTCCTGGGCTCAAGGGTTGAGCCATGGCTTACACAGACACTGAAGCGCGTTAACCGGGTCAAGCGTCCTCTCAACAGCATCCCTCAGCACCACCGATGTCTTACCGAGACTCTGTCATCGCCAAATGCCATCTGGACCCTTGCCTCGTTGATGTTCCCCAAGCTGCCCCAAGCCGAGATGCCAGAAGACCCTACAGAGAACCTCTTCAGCCATCAGCTCATTCACATCGAGGCTTACATCGTTCACGTCGACATGGTCCTGCGCAACGAGGTTGCCTACAAGCTCACCGTCGAAACCATTGACGCCCTCGTCGAGTACCACAAGGACATTTACTGCGTTGATGCCAAGGCGAACACCTACGACTGGTCTGAGAAGGAGCAGCAGTGCAAGAAGCTGCATGAAGACTTTGTGCAGGCCGTCAACAAGTTTGTTTTCCGCACACATGTCTCTGCCCTGGAAGGCCTCGAGGAGGAGGGTGCTGGCGAGCTGCTCAACGGAAAGAGCGAGGAGGTCAAGACGAGCCTCATGAACTTGATGAAGCCGCTtctgcctcctccgcctcgtGTTGTCGAAGTCATTCGACAGCCGCCTTTGCTGCCCAGCTCTCCTCTCGCCAACATGTGGACACAGGCTGGCCCTCCTCACATCATCCCTGCTGCCGTTGAACCTTGGCAAGTGTTGCCTTCAAGCCCCAGCGTTACTTCATCTGTCGACTCGGTCAACACTCCCATATGGGCCAACATGGGCATGAGCGATGTCCAGTTGCCTTCTCCCACGCCTTCATTTAGCTACCCGCATACCACCGCCGAGCTTTTCTTCAGCCCGCCAATCATGGCACCCATTCcagctctccctcttccGAGCGTCTATGCGTCGTCACAATGCGGTGTCAGCGTCGGCATGGGCATGGGTGGCTTTGGCTGGGATCGCTATCAGGAGTACGCTACGACAATGTGA
- the CTA1 gene encoding peroxisomal catalase A produces MAANDTPASTFRYNEKPVYTTSSGAPIDNPSGWQRPGAIGPLLLQDFHLIDSLAHFDRERIPERVVHAKGAGAYGVFEVTHDITDLTSIDMFNAVGKKTNCITRFSTVGGEKGSADTARDPRGFAIKFYTDEGNWDWVYNNTPVFFIRDPTNFPLFIHTQKRNPQTNLKDATMFWDYLSTHQESIHQVMTLFSDRGTPYSYRHMNGYSGHTHKWTKPDGSFVYTQVHLKTDQGIKTFTGEEAHKMSADNPDWNTQDLFEAIQKGEYPSWTVYVQVLTPEEAEKFRWNIFDLTKVWPQKDVPLRQFGKLILNKNPENYFAEIEQVAFSPSHLVPGVEPSIDPVLQSRLFSYPDTHRHRLGTNYQQIPVNAPLKAFNPFQRDGAMAINGNYGANPNYPSSYRQLTYKAVKPTITHEKWSGAAVHELFQEVNDDDFVQAKGLWDVLGRTPGQQENFVSNVSGHLAAAHQDTRTRTYEMFSRVDAALGASIQEKTEKLVK; encoded by the exons ATGGCTGCCAACGACACACCAGCTTCCACTTTTAGGTACAATGAGAAGCCTGTCTACACCACGTCCAGTGGTGCGCCCATTGACAACCCTTCGGGCTGGCAGCGCCCAGGCGCTATTGGACCTTTGCTGCTCCAGGACTTCCACCTGATTGATTCTCTAGCCCACTTTGATC GCGAACGTATTCCCGAGCGTGTCGTCCATGCCAAGGGTGCCGGCGCATACGGTGTCTTTGAAGTCACTCATGACATCACCGACCTCACTTCCATTGACATGTTTAATGCTGTTGGCAAGAAGACCAACTGTATTACACGCTTCTCAACCGTTGGTGGAGAGAAGGGCTCTGCTGACACTGCCCGTGATCCCCGCGGCTTCGCCATCAAATTCTACACAGATGAGGGTAACTGGGACTGGGTTTACAACAACACCCCCGTCTTTTTCATCCGTGATCCCACCAATTTCCCCCTCTTCATCCACACCCAGAAGCGGAACCCCCAAACAAATCTCAAAGATGCCACCATGTTCTGGGATTACCTCTCTACCCATCAAGAGTCCATCCACCAGGTTATGACACTCTTCTCGGATCGAGGAACCCCCTACTCATACAGACACATGAACGGATACTCAGGTCACACTCACAAGTGGACTAAGCCTGACGGATCCTTTGTCTATACCCAGGTCCACCTCAAGACAGATCAAGGCATCAAGACTTTCACAGGCGAAGAAGCCCATAAGATGTCTGCTGATAACCCGGACTGGAACACACAAGATCTTTTTGAGGCCATCCAGAAGGGAGAGTATCCCAGCTGGACCGTCTATGTTCAAGTGCTTACACCTGAGGAAGCCGAGAAGTTCCGCTGGAACATTTTTGACTTGACCAAGGTCTGGCCTCAGAAAGATGTGCCCCTCAGGCAATTTGGTAAACTCATTCTCAACAAGAATCCCGAGAACTATTTCGCCGAGATTGAACAGGttgccttttctccttctcatctGGTACCTGGTGTTGAGCCCTCCATCGATCCTGTCCTCCAGTCCCGACTCTTTTCCTACCCTGATACCCATCGTCACCGTCTTGGAACCAACTACCAGCAAATTCCTGTCAATGCTCCGCTTAAAGCATTCAACCCCTTCCAGCGTGATGGCGCCATGGCTATCAATGGCAACTACGGTGCCAACCCTAACTATCCTAGCTCTTATAGGCAGCTGACTTATAAGGCTGTTAAGCCTACCATCACACACGAGAAGTGGTCTGGCGCTGCTGTCCACGAACTTTTTCAGGAAGTGAATGACGATGATTTCGTCCAAGCAAAGGGACTTTGGGATGTGCTCGGCCGAACCCCTGGCCAGCAAGAAAACTTTGTCTCAAACGTCTCTGGCCATCTAGCGGCAGCCCACCAAGATACCCGTACTAGAACATATGAGATGTTCTCGCGAGTGGATGCCGCCTTGGGCGCGTCCATTCAggaaaagacagaaaagcTTGTTAAATAG
- the ARL1 gene encoding Arf GTPase arl1, whose translation MGAGMSWLSNLVWAKKEIRILILGLDNAGKTTLLYRLKIGEVVTTIPTIGFNVESVTYKNLNFNVWDLGGQTSIRPYWRCYYANTAAVIFVVDSTDIDRLQTAAEELSAMLNEEELKDAALLVFANKQDQPGAKGAGEISEALQLGELRDRNWSIMACSAVDGSGVNEGMDWLVQTVNQDN comes from the exons ATGGGTGCGGGAATGTCATGGCTGTCCAACTTGGTTTgggcgaagaaggagatcAGAATTCTGATTTTGGGCTTG GATAACGCGGGCAAAACCACCCTTTTATACAGACTGAAG ATCGGAGAAGTTGTCACGACGATACCAACGATCGGATTCAATGTCGAATCAGTCACGTACAAGAACCTCAATTTTAACGTCTGG GATCTGGGCGGACAGACTAGCATTAGACCCTACTGGCGGTGTTACTACGCCAACACCGCGGCCGTCATTTTCGTCGTCGACTCTACCGATATCGATCGATTACAAACTGCGGCAGAGGAGCTTTCGGCTATGCTAAACgaggaggagctcaaggatgCGGCTCTGCTAGTATTCGCCAACAAGCAAGATCAGCCTGGCGCCAAGGGCGCGGGAGAGATCTCAGAGGCGCTGCAGTTGGGCGAGCTGCGGGACCGAAACTGGAGCATCATGGCTTGCTCGGCAGTCGATGGCAGTGGTGTGAACGAGGGCATGGATTGGCTAGTG CAAACTGTCAACCAGGACAACTAA